Proteins from a single region of Pyxidicoccus trucidator:
- a CDS encoding M1 family aminopeptidase, protein MRCCHRHASESAPSDLHPFSLPGATEHYAAERPVRAEHVRIELDLDFDQRRISGVCTTRVSAVRAISTVTFDAVDLDVSRVLVDGHTARFSNSGAHVRVELPASLDAGHACEVAIHYAGRPRRGLHFWGPDAGYPDRPRQAWTQGQDIDARAWFPSLDTPAQKATSEVIASFPAEMTALSNGVLVSDHTDGARRTQHYRMEQPVSPYLVTLAVGEFEEATDSAGNVPLRYLFPKGRREDALRCVRRTPSMVQAFQHLTGEPFPWSGYAQVFLTEFILGGMENTTATSLTDSVLHDARARPDYNAEPLISHELAHQWFGDLLTCRDWPHGWLNEGFATWCEVFWKEHADGQDEADQHRGTQLEGYLGEVRERYARPIVARRFHAPMDVFDRHLYEKGGLVLHELRRRLGDALFLRALRHYVARHRHGAVETVDLVRAFEEATGHNLDGFFDQYVFAPGHPELKVEVRYEAEDARLRLKVRQTQRTDAGTPVFRLPLDVCVTADGRDTLHRLEVTDAEHSFLLPCAAAPSQVRVDPRRDVLGTLDVDKAAGLWLEELRAAPESRARTEAAVALGRHGGYRSVQALGTALEDTRLFWGTRAACAKSLGRLRTPESRARLLAALSTEHPRVRRAVVAALGEFRRDSEVTARLRALVEGGDDSYFVEAEAARSYGKVRAPDAVAVLEAVSTRPSFQDVIAVGAVDGLAESQDPAAFPLVAARTAYGQPRFLRRAATTAVAKLAEVAGRKREAVDLLSELLRDPLFRVQMSVFEAGRALGDRRLIPALEGTPLEDPRARRAARETVRALREGEPQAREVAALREELDRLKEETRAMRERLEGLSLKRQEPPTPRGGGSKPSRAKGTARAKPAAKKQPKRR, encoded by the coding sequence ATGCGCTGCTGCCACCGTCACGCGTCCGAGTCTGCTCCGTCCGACCTCCACCCCTTCTCCCTCCCCGGCGCCACCGAGCACTACGCCGCAGAGCGGCCCGTCCGAGCCGAGCACGTCCGCATCGAGCTGGACCTGGACTTCGACCAGCGGCGCATCTCCGGCGTCTGCACCACCCGCGTCTCCGCCGTCCGCGCCATCTCCACCGTCACCTTCGACGCGGTGGACCTCGACGTCTCGCGCGTCCTCGTCGACGGGCACACCGCGCGCTTCTCCAACTCCGGCGCCCATGTCCGCGTCGAGCTGCCCGCGTCACTCGACGCCGGCCACGCGTGCGAGGTGGCCATCCACTACGCGGGCCGCCCCCGCCGGGGCCTCCACTTCTGGGGGCCCGACGCCGGCTACCCGGACCGCCCCCGCCAGGCGTGGACACAGGGACAGGACATCGACGCGCGCGCGTGGTTCCCCAGCCTGGACACCCCCGCCCAGAAGGCCACCTCCGAGGTCATCGCCTCCTTCCCCGCGGAGATGACCGCCCTCTCCAACGGCGTCCTCGTGAGCGACCACACCGACGGCGCCCGCCGCACCCAGCACTACCGCATGGAGCAGCCCGTCTCGCCCTACCTCGTCACCCTCGCCGTGGGCGAGTTCGAGGAGGCCACCGACTCCGCCGGCAACGTGCCCCTGCGCTACCTCTTCCCCAAGGGCCGCCGCGAGGACGCCCTGCGCTGCGTGCGCCGCACCCCGAGCATGGTGCAGGCCTTCCAGCACCTCACCGGCGAGCCCTTCCCGTGGAGCGGCTACGCCCAGGTCTTCCTCACCGAGTTCATCCTCGGCGGCATGGAGAACACCACCGCCACCAGCCTCACCGACTCCGTCCTCCACGACGCCCGCGCCCGGCCCGACTACAACGCCGAGCCCCTCATCTCCCACGAGCTGGCGCACCAGTGGTTCGGCGACCTGCTCACCTGCCGCGACTGGCCCCACGGCTGGCTCAACGAGGGCTTCGCCACCTGGTGCGAGGTCTTCTGGAAGGAGCACGCCGACGGGCAGGACGAGGCGGACCAGCACCGCGGCACGCAGCTCGAGGGCTACCTGGGCGAGGTGCGCGAGCGCTACGCCCGCCCCATCGTCGCGCGCCGCTTCCATGCGCCCATGGACGTGTTCGACCGGCACCTTTATGAAAAAGGAGGCCTCGTCCTCCACGAGCTGCGCCGCCGCCTGGGGGACGCGCTCTTCCTGCGTGCCCTGCGCCACTACGTCGCCCGCCACCGCCACGGCGCCGTGGAGACGGTGGACCTGGTCCGCGCCTTCGAGGAGGCCACCGGCCACAACCTGGACGGCTTCTTCGACCAGTACGTCTTCGCCCCCGGCCACCCGGAGCTGAAGGTGGAGGTCCGCTACGAGGCCGAGGACGCCCGCCTGCGCCTCAAGGTCCGCCAGACGCAGCGCACCGACGCCGGCACGCCCGTCTTCCGCCTGCCCCTGGACGTGTGCGTCACCGCCGACGGCCGCGACACGCTCCACCGGCTGGAGGTGACGGACGCGGAGCACTCGTTCCTGCTGCCCTGCGCCGCCGCGCCGTCGCAGGTGCGTGTGGACCCGCGCCGCGACGTGCTCGGCACGCTGGACGTGGACAAGGCCGCCGGCCTCTGGCTGGAGGAGCTGCGCGCCGCGCCGGAGTCCCGCGCCCGCACCGAGGCCGCCGTCGCCCTGGGAAGGCACGGGGGCTACCGCTCCGTGCAAGCCCTGGGCACCGCGCTGGAGGACACGCGCCTCTTCTGGGGCACCCGCGCCGCGTGCGCGAAGTCGCTGGGCCGACTGCGCACTCCCGAGTCCCGCGCGCGGCTGCTGGCCGCGCTGTCCACCGAGCACCCCCGCGTGCGCCGCGCCGTGGTGGCCGCGCTGGGCGAGTTCCGCAGGGACTCGGAGGTGACGGCCCGCCTGCGCGCCCTGGTGGAAGGGGGCGACGACAGCTACTTCGTGGAGGCCGAGGCCGCGCGCAGCTACGGCAAGGTGCGTGCTCCGGACGCGGTGGCCGTGCTGGAGGCCGTCTCCACCCGGCCCTCCTTCCAGGACGTCATCGCCGTGGGCGCGGTGGACGGGCTCGCCGAGTCGCAGGACCCGGCCGCCTTCCCACTCGTCGCGGCGCGCACCGCGTACGGGCAGCCCCGCTTCCTCCGCCGCGCCGCCACCACCGCCGTGGCGAAGCTGGCCGAGGTCGCCGGCCGCAAGCGCGAGGCGGTGGACCTGCTGTCGGAGCTGCTGAGAGATCCGCTGTTCCGGGTGCAGATGAGCGTCTTCGAGGCGGGGCGCGCGCTGGGCGACCGGCGGCTCATCCCCGCGCTGGAGGGGACGCCGCTCGAGGACCCGCGCGCACGCCGCGCCGCCCGCGAGACGGTGCGGGCCCTGCGCGAGGGCGAGCCGCAGGCCCGCGAGGTGGCCGCGCTGCGCGAGGAGCTGGACCGGCTCAAGGAGGAGACGCGCGCGATGCGGGAGCGGCTGGAGGGGCTCTCGCTGAAGCGCCAGGAGCCGCCGACGCCGCGAGGTGGTGGCTCGAAGCCTTCTCGCGCGAAGGGCACGGCCCGCGCGAAGCCCGCCGCGAAGAAGCAGCCGAAGCGGAGGTAA
- a CDS encoding PAS domain-containing sensor histidine kinase — MAGATDELSAWLDAAVDPFVACDANEQVRVINSAAERLLGWKRAELLGQPVSRLFPQRLHEYAGRSLLRYLLSRRDSLGGRATRVLARRKDGVEILVELTVGASRQGADERIVINFRRLHEVIDTVSEPVEHLLHPRTDAAPEHSGNGDSLYRVVVENAPLGIFHFDTTPVITACNDLFVRIIGTPKRILVGLNLFSIRDEHIMRCVRETLAGQGSDYEGEYRSVTSGKATPVHVRFAACYDEQGRVEGGVGIVEDITERRRTEHERDESLAQLSTLFRTAPIGLGFLDTDLRYVRVNDMLADINGSPPEAHTGRHPRDVLGPLGDSVERLMRRVLETGKSTEKRSTTTQELGMPGPIRHLAGSFYPVRAADDRVLGVGVLIEDITDSKLADEERGRLYHEAQEAIRVRDDFLSIASHELKTPLTPLSLRLATLERRMERGEHVDPSTLRHARQHLLRITGLINDLLDASRIEAGRLALHPEATRLDSLVEHVLQAMDGHRGAHVVHYDKPEQPVLVRADPYRLEQVIANLVENAFKYSPDGGTIRVELRSRGELAVLSVTDPGIGIPPDQQKLLFDRYFRARNVSSRSYGGLGLGLYISRDIVERHGGRIWVESEVGRGSTFHVALPLLTGATTQPPVEQPDRHVH; from the coding sequence ATGGCCGGAGCCACAGACGAGCTCAGTGCGTGGCTGGACGCCGCCGTGGACCCATTCGTGGCCTGCGACGCCAATGAGCAGGTGCGCGTCATCAACAGCGCCGCCGAGCGTCTGCTTGGCTGGAAGCGCGCGGAGCTGCTGGGCCAGCCCGTCTCCCGCCTCTTCCCCCAGCGCCTGCACGAGTACGCAGGCAGGAGCCTGCTGCGCTACCTGCTGTCCCGCCGCGACTCGCTCGGAGGACGCGCCACCCGCGTGCTCGCGCGGCGCAAGGACGGAGTGGAAATCCTGGTGGAGCTCACCGTGGGCGCCAGCAGACAGGGCGCCGACGAGCGCATCGTCATCAACTTCCGGCGCCTGCACGAGGTCATCGACACCGTCAGCGAGCCGGTGGAGCACCTGCTCCACCCGCGGACGGACGCCGCCCCCGAGCACAGCGGCAACGGGGACTCGCTCTACCGCGTCGTGGTGGAGAACGCGCCGCTGGGCATCTTCCACTTCGACACCACGCCCGTCATCACCGCCTGCAACGACTTGTTCGTGCGAATCATCGGCACGCCCAAGCGCATCCTCGTGGGCCTCAACCTGTTCTCCATCCGCGACGAGCACATCATGCGGTGCGTGCGCGAGACGCTCGCCGGGCAAGGCTCCGACTACGAGGGCGAGTACCGCTCCGTCACCTCCGGGAAGGCCACCCCCGTCCACGTGCGCTTCGCCGCCTGCTACGACGAGCAGGGCCGCGTGGAGGGCGGCGTGGGCATCGTCGAGGACATCACCGAGCGGCGCCGCACCGAGCACGAGCGCGACGAGAGCCTCGCCCAGCTCTCCACCCTCTTCCGCACCGCGCCCATCGGCCTGGGCTTCCTGGACACGGACCTGCGCTACGTGCGCGTCAATGACATGCTGGCCGACATCAACGGCAGCCCGCCCGAGGCCCACACCGGCCGCCACCCACGTGACGTGCTGGGCCCCCTCGGTGACTCGGTGGAGAGGCTCATGCGCCGCGTGTTGGAGACGGGCAAGTCCACGGAGAAGCGCTCGACCACCACCCAGGAGCTGGGGATGCCCGGGCCCATCCGCCACCTGGCCGGCAGCTTCTACCCGGTGCGCGCGGCGGACGACCGCGTGCTGGGGGTGGGGGTGCTGATTGAGGACATCACCGACAGCAAGCTCGCCGACGAGGAGCGAGGGCGCCTGTACCACGAGGCGCAGGAAGCCATCCGCGTGCGCGACGACTTCCTCTCCATCGCCTCGCACGAGCTGAAGACGCCCCTCACCCCGCTCAGCCTGCGGCTGGCCACGCTGGAGCGCCGGATGGAGCGCGGCGAGCACGTGGACCCGTCCACCCTGCGCCACGCCCGCCAGCACCTGCTGCGCATCACCGGCCTCATCAATGATTTGCTGGACGCGTCGCGCATCGAGGCGGGGCGGCTCGCGCTGCACCCGGAGGCCACGCGGCTGGACAGCCTCGTGGAGCACGTCCTCCAGGCCATGGACGGCCACCGCGGCGCCCATGTCGTCCACTACGACAAGCCGGAGCAGCCCGTGCTGGTGCGGGCCGACCCGTACCGGCTGGAGCAGGTCATCGCCAACCTGGTGGAGAACGCCTTCAAGTACAGCCCCGACGGCGGCACCATCCGCGTGGAGCTGCGCTCGCGCGGCGAGCTGGCGGTGCTGTCGGTGACGGACCCGGGCATCGGCATACCCCCGGACCAGCAGAAGCTGCTGTTCGACCGCTACTTCCGCGCGCGCAACGTCTCCTCCCGCTCCTATGGCGGGCTGGGGCTCGGGCTCTACATCAGCCGGGACATCGTCGAGCGACACGGCGGCCGCATCTGGGTGGAGAGCGAGGTGGGCCGGGGCTCCACCTTCCACGTCGCCCTGCCCCTGCTGACGGGCGCCACCACGCAGCCGCCTGTCGAGCAGCCGGACCGGCACGTCCACTGA
- a CDS encoding DUF3616 domain-containing protein has translation MEQPQLLGRLLLKFDDDAAAVPEDLSAAARAPDGSVWVASDEHGVLHRLSPEEPRIFSHQQRHDVAGLLGVAGGEEMDIEALDLQGDHLWLVGSHSAVRKKPKGKGAQKDLARLATVEHQPARFMLARMPLPAVEGKDKAPKDEGAKKRVAKKGAAKLEPSGKGSPLVELLRRDEHLAPFLVPAGRGAPPGALGIPSKDNGLDIEGLAVHGDRVFLGLRGPVLRGWAVMLELEVEDAGNGFLEPKRRKKGGGYRKHFLQLDGLGIRELSRHGNDLLILAGPTLPLDGTIRLYRLHNGLSLTEDSIHEQAPGDLEPLFDVPRSEKSDHAEGVALFSYFEKDDSVLIVYDSPSKQRRYGPCGVLADVFRLF, from the coding sequence ATGGAACAGCCCCAGCTCCTTGGACGCCTGCTGCTGAAGTTCGACGATGATGCCGCCGCGGTGCCGGAGGACCTGTCCGCCGCCGCGCGCGCACCGGACGGCAGCGTGTGGGTGGCGTCCGATGAACACGGGGTGCTGCACCGGCTGAGCCCCGAGGAGCCTCGCATCTTCTCCCATCAGCAGCGCCATGACGTGGCGGGACTGCTGGGGGTGGCGGGCGGCGAGGAGATGGACATCGAGGCGCTGGACCTCCAGGGCGACCACCTGTGGCTCGTCGGCTCGCACAGCGCCGTGCGCAAGAAGCCCAAGGGCAAGGGCGCGCAGAAGGACCTGGCCCGGCTGGCCACCGTGGAGCACCAGCCCGCGCGCTTCATGCTGGCGCGCATGCCCCTGCCCGCGGTGGAGGGCAAGGACAAGGCCCCGAAGGACGAGGGCGCGAAGAAGCGCGTCGCGAAGAAGGGCGCGGCGAAACTGGAGCCCTCGGGGAAGGGCAGCCCGCTGGTGGAGTTGCTGCGGCGCGACGAGCACCTGGCGCCCTTCCTCGTGCCCGCGGGCCGGGGCGCTCCGCCCGGAGCCCTGGGCATTCCCAGCAAGGACAACGGCCTGGACATCGAGGGGCTCGCCGTCCACGGCGACCGCGTCTTCCTGGGGCTGCGCGGCCCGGTGCTGCGCGGCTGGGCGGTGATGCTGGAGCTGGAGGTGGAGGATGCCGGCAACGGCTTCCTCGAGCCGAAGCGCAGGAAGAAGGGCGGCGGGTACCGCAAGCACTTCCTCCAGTTGGACGGGCTGGGCATCCGCGAGCTGAGCCGGCACGGGAATGATTTGCTCATCCTCGCCGGGCCCACGCTGCCGCTGGACGGCACCATCCGCCTGTACCGGCTGCACAACGGACTGAGTCTCACCGAGGACTCCATCCATGAGCAGGCTCCCGGAGATTTGGAGCCGCTCTTCGACGTGCCCCGCTCGGAGAAGTCGGACCACGCCGAGGGCGTGGCCCTGTTCTCCTACTTCGAGAAGGACGACTCGGTCCTCATCGTCTACGACTCGCCCTCCAAGCAGCGCCGCTACGGGCCGTGCGGCGTGCTGGCGGACGTGTTCCGGCTGTTCTGA
- a CDS encoding CHAT domain-containing protein: MSALEPMDIHDQVQAFADGELSPEEADTFRVHLGTCTQCQSDLEDILQLQALGGRLAEVEAKEAEVARPSQPGGMPSRDAAPSRAFRPAWSRRRNLVAAVALTGSLAAVLVLVVFRGPGLPGVESGQNVLALAPTRSLEARLSWDGASAHRPYGVLRSGDERPRELVPLRELAKLEEAGDLHGLATGHLLRGEGEQAAEYLQRAPASPDVDSDRAVVALTKGELEEALILLDGVLEKHPQHPEALWNRALVLRELGLDAVAADAFDAVAALREPGWAEEAKERAAALRRRLDGQRGTWDDAQKAGKALALEGTLIPEPLARSVPGSARNALNTALWAAPSAEAVKALLPLARLLDAHYGGDALERRVSHVASLDFKRRGPLAERFRQVLLGTFDASGLDAYARELAASEHSDILLGVLPLTGQLPARLPEYTKAAKAVGDPWLMLNAEREAARAEYARGDLAGAEARLLRALPECHAAKAAYRCGQMEYVLAHIYTEEHRLVEAREHAVAGLQVARQGQEWMQQSDLLMVLGNVARYRNAFALARAYLGEQAARDGRCAARRQVQEGLAAMQVFALHPKEAREELEHAPACDVPFFINGAFVQADLARLDPRPGDVEALRDGLRKLEASGLLRPGERVLATHVEGRAVIEREREAGRALLRQAIAEGNRLGSEDPVAWKARAYSYSSLILDAGRARDWAGALSLFAEESGAGTPERCELGVEVHDERTLVVARGPGGDLLGHYDASRRSPDFDVKKLVPEAMVGALKPCEHVRVFARYAVHGQAGLLPPELAWSYHTGAKRMAPAVTAPRPLVVHDVEAPASLNLPRLRGWELSGAASARRVELTGAAATPSRLLAELVDATEVEIHAHGLVNLGVSDASLLVMAPETDGRYALTAGEVRRQKLKGAPVVVLGACRAARTAPYLHAPWSLPIAFAEAGARAVLASPIDIPDAEAGPFFERVMERIRAGAPAAIALRDERMRALAARPDSWVKTVVVFE; this comes from the coding sequence ATGAGCGCGCTGGAGCCCATGGACATCCACGACCAGGTCCAGGCCTTCGCGGACGGCGAGCTGTCCCCGGAGGAGGCGGACACCTTCCGCGTCCACCTGGGCACGTGCACGCAGTGCCAGTCCGACCTGGAAGACATCCTCCAGCTCCAGGCGCTCGGGGGGCGGCTGGCGGAGGTGGAGGCGAAGGAGGCCGAAGTCGCGCGGCCCTCGCAGCCGGGGGGAATGCCCTCCCGCGACGCCGCGCCCTCGCGGGCCTTTCGTCCCGCCTGGAGCCGCCGGCGCAACCTGGTGGCGGCCGTTGCACTGACGGGCTCGCTCGCGGCCGTGCTGGTCCTGGTGGTGTTCCGCGGGCCGGGCCTGCCGGGAGTGGAGTCGGGGCAGAACGTGCTGGCCCTGGCGCCCACGCGCTCGCTGGAGGCGCGGCTGAGCTGGGACGGCGCCAGCGCGCATCGGCCCTACGGCGTGCTGCGCTCCGGCGACGAGCGCCCCAGGGAACTGGTGCCGCTGCGGGAGCTGGCGAAGCTGGAGGAGGCGGGGGACCTCCACGGCCTGGCCACGGGGCACCTGCTGCGCGGCGAGGGGGAGCAGGCCGCGGAGTACCTCCAGCGCGCGCCGGCCTCGCCGGACGTGGACAGCGACAGGGCGGTGGTGGCGCTGACGAAGGGGGAGCTGGAAGAGGCCCTCATCCTGCTGGACGGCGTGCTGGAGAAGCACCCCCAGCACCCGGAGGCGCTGTGGAACCGCGCGCTGGTGCTGCGGGAGCTGGGCCTGGACGCGGTGGCGGCCGACGCGTTCGACGCGGTGGCGGCGCTGCGTGAGCCGGGCTGGGCGGAGGAGGCGAAGGAGCGCGCGGCGGCCCTGCGCCGTCGGCTGGATGGCCAGCGGGGGACGTGGGACGACGCGCAGAAGGCGGGCAAGGCGCTGGCCCTGGAAGGAACGCTCATTCCGGAGCCGCTGGCGCGCTCGGTGCCGGGCTCGGCGCGCAACGCCCTCAACACGGCCCTCTGGGCGGCCCCGTCCGCGGAAGCCGTGAAGGCGCTGCTGCCGCTGGCGCGCCTGCTGGATGCGCACTACGGCGGTGACGCGCTGGAGCGCCGCGTCTCGCACGTGGCCAGCCTGGACTTCAAGCGCCGGGGGCCGCTGGCGGAGCGCTTCCGCCAGGTGTTGCTGGGCACCTTCGACGCCTCGGGGCTGGACGCGTACGCGCGCGAGCTGGCCGCCTCGGAGCACTCGGACATCCTGCTGGGCGTGTTGCCCCTGACGGGCCAGTTGCCGGCGCGGCTGCCCGAGTACACGAAGGCCGCGAAGGCGGTGGGCGACCCATGGCTCATGCTCAACGCGGAGCGCGAGGCGGCCCGGGCGGAGTATGCGCGCGGGGACCTGGCGGGCGCCGAGGCTCGGCTGCTGCGCGCGCTGCCGGAGTGCCACGCGGCGAAGGCGGCCTACCGCTGCGGGCAGATGGAATACGTGCTCGCCCACATCTACACGGAGGAGCACCGGCTGGTGGAGGCGCGCGAGCACGCGGTGGCGGGCCTCCAGGTGGCGCGGCAGGGGCAGGAGTGGATGCAGCAGTCGGACCTGCTGATGGTGCTGGGCAACGTGGCGCGCTACCGCAACGCCTTCGCGCTGGCCCGGGCGTACCTGGGCGAGCAGGCCGCGCGGGATGGCCGGTGCGCCGCCCGGCGTCAGGTGCAGGAGGGGCTGGCGGCGATGCAGGTCTTCGCCCTGCATCCGAAGGAGGCGCGCGAAGAGCTGGAGCACGCCCCCGCGTGTGACGTGCCCTTCTTCATCAACGGCGCCTTCGTGCAGGCGGACCTGGCCCGGCTGGACCCTCGCCCGGGCGACGTGGAGGCGCTGCGCGACGGCCTGCGCAAGCTGGAGGCTTCCGGCCTGCTGCGCCCCGGGGAGCGCGTGCTCGCCACCCATGTCGAGGGCCGCGCCGTCATCGAGCGGGAGCGTGAAGCGGGCCGCGCGCTGCTGCGCCAGGCCATCGCCGAGGGCAACCGGCTGGGCTCCGAGGACCCGGTGGCCTGGAAGGCACGCGCGTACAGCTACTCGTCGCTCATCCTCGACGCGGGCAGGGCGCGGGACTGGGCCGGGGCGCTCTCCCTCTTCGCGGAGGAGTCCGGCGCCGGGACGCCGGAGCGGTGCGAGCTGGGCGTGGAGGTGCACGACGAGCGCACCCTGGTGGTGGCGCGCGGGCCGGGTGGGGACCTGCTGGGCCACTACGACGCGAGCCGCCGCTCGCCGGACTTCGACGTGAAGAAGCTGGTGCCGGAGGCGATGGTGGGGGCGCTGAAGCCCTGCGAGCACGTGCGCGTCTTCGCCCGCTACGCCGTCCACGGGCAGGCGGGGCTGCTGCCGCCGGAGCTGGCCTGGAGTTACCACACGGGCGCGAAGCGGATGGCGCCGGCGGTGACGGCCCCGCGGCCCCTGGTGGTGCACGACGTTGAGGCGCCGGCCTCGCTGAACCTGCCCCGGCTGCGCGGCTGGGAGCTGTCGGGCGCGGCCTCGGCCCGCCGGGTGGAGCTGACGGGCGCCGCGGCCACGCCGTCGCGACTGCTGGCGGAGCTGGTGGACGCCACCGAGGTGGAAATCCACGCGCACGGCCTGGTGAACCTCGGCGTGTCGGACGCGTCGCTGCTGGTGATGGCCCCGGAGACGGACGGCCGCTATGCCCTCACCGCGGGCGAGGTGCGGCGGCAGAAGCTCAAGGGCGCACCGGTGGTGGTGCTCGGCGCCTGCCGGGCCGCGCGCACCGCGCCCTATCTCCACGCGCCGTGGAGTCTCCCCATCGCCTTCGCGGAGGCGGGCGCGCGCGCCGTCCTCGCCTCTCCCATCGACATCCCGGACGCCGAGGCCGGGCCCTTCTTCGAGCGCGTCATGGAGCGCATCCGCGCCGGTGCCCCCGCCGCCATCGCGCTCCGGGACGAGCGCATGCGGGCCCTCGCGGCACGCCCCGACAGCTGGGTGAAGACCGTGGTCGTCTTCGAATAG
- a CDS encoding RNA polymerase sigma factor, whose amino-acid sequence MESRPLSSPTLDSRWFAAFAREHEAALHATAMRLCGNATDARDLVQDTFERGLRNLARYKVGTDGRAWLLTILHHLFIDRCRSRTRERRADVSAEDMEERIAAPEVEAAPAWASISPEQLREALEKIPEEFRTVYRLHALENRSYVEIAERLGIPKATVGTRLIRARRKLKELLMPQPPGEAEGT is encoded by the coding sequence GTGGAAAGCAGGCCCCTTTCATCGCCGACCCTGGACAGCCGGTGGTTCGCGGCATTCGCCCGGGAGCATGAGGCGGCGCTGCATGCCACCGCCATGCGCCTGTGTGGGAATGCCACCGACGCCCGGGACCTCGTCCAGGACACCTTCGAACGCGGTCTGCGCAACCTGGCCCGGTACAAGGTGGGGACGGACGGGCGCGCGTGGCTGCTCACCATCCTCCACCACCTGTTCATCGACCGGTGCCGCTCGCGCACCCGGGAGCGCCGCGCGGACGTGTCCGCCGAGGACATGGAGGAGCGCATCGCCGCGCCCGAGGTGGAGGCCGCCCCGGCGTGGGCCTCCATCAGCCCGGAGCAGCTGCGCGAGGCGCTGGAGAAGATTCCGGAGGAGTTCCGCACGGTGTACCGGCTCCACGCGCTGGAGAACCGCTCGTATGTGGAAATCGCCGAGCGCCTGGGCATCCCCAAGGCCACGGTGGGCACGCGCCTCATCCGCGCGCGTCGCAAGCTGAAGGAACTGTTGATGCCCCAGCCCCCGGGCGAGGCGGAGGGCACATGA
- a CDS encoding TspO/MBR family protein: MEPTTLEPTTRTVPGPVKRTALNPTLRTESVVALGTFGALTLGAAVFGGRQSSADSLWFRRLSKPSFQPPPKVFAPVWTVLYGLIAISGWRVWTAPAGASRSKALAWWGVQLGLNAAWSWLFFGKQQPRRALADNAALLGSIGAYVATTRNVDRPAAWLVAPYLAWVGFANVLNAEIVRRNA; encoded by the coding sequence ATGGAACCGACGACGCTGGAGCCGACGACTCGGACGGTGCCGGGCCCCGTGAAGCGCACGGCCCTCAACCCCACGCTGCGCACCGAGTCGGTGGTGGCGCTGGGCACCTTCGGCGCGCTCACCCTGGGCGCGGCGGTGTTTGGCGGGCGACAGAGCTCCGCGGACTCGCTCTGGTTCAGGCGCCTGAGCAAGCCTTCCTTCCAGCCCCCGCCCAAGGTCTTCGCCCCGGTGTGGACGGTGCTGTACGGCCTCATCGCCATCTCCGGCTGGCGCGTGTGGACGGCGCCCGCGGGGGCGTCCCGCTCGAAGGCGCTGGCCTGGTGGGGCGTGCAGCTGGGCCTCAACGCCGCCTGGTCCTGGCTCTTTTTCGGCAAGCAGCAGCCGCGCCGGGCGCTGGCGGACAACGCCGCGCTGCTGGGGAGCATCGGCGCCTATGTCGCCACCACCCGCAACGTGGACCGCCCCGCCGCGTGGCTGGTGGCGCCCTACCTGGCCTGGGTGGGCTTCGCCAACGTGCTGAACGCCGAAATCGTCCGCCGCAACGCGTAG
- a CDS encoding DUF924 family protein, which translates to MVSAEEVLGFWFGTPADPVRNPASARPRAQWFERDADFDAECRRRFLDAHEAAASGKLHAWKEEPRSALALLLLLDQFPRNLFRGTPRAFATDALARGVARHALARGLDTTLPPVWRWFMYLPFEHSEEVHDQRLAVALFEMLALYHPGSQEPLDYARQHRDVITRFGRFPHRNVALGRPSTPEEERFLQEPGSSF; encoded by the coding sequence ATGGTGAGCGCGGAGGAAGTCCTCGGCTTCTGGTTCGGCACCCCAGCGGACCCCGTCCGCAACCCCGCAAGTGCCCGGCCGCGAGCGCAGTGGTTCGAGCGGGACGCGGACTTCGACGCGGAGTGCCGCCGCCGCTTCCTGGACGCCCACGAGGCCGCCGCGTCCGGGAAGCTGCACGCGTGGAAGGAGGAGCCGCGGAGTGCCCTGGCGCTGCTGCTGCTGCTGGACCAGTTCCCGCGAAACCTCTTCCGGGGCACCCCCCGGGCCTTCGCCACGGACGCGCTGGCGCGCGGGGTGGCCCGCCATGCGCTGGCGCGAGGGCTGGACACGACGCTGCCGCCGGTGTGGCGGTGGTTCATGTACCTGCCCTTCGAGCACAGCGAGGAGGTCCATGACCAGCGGCTGGCCGTGGCCCTCTTCGAGATGCTCGCGCTGTACCACCCGGGCAGCCAGGAGCCGCTCGACTACGCCCGGCAGCACCGGGACGTCATCACCCGCTTCGGCCGCTTCCCCCACCGCAACGTGGCGCTGGGGCGCCCGTCGACCCCGGAGGAAGAGCGCTTCCTCCAGGAGCCGGGCTCGTCGTTCTGA